A genomic region of Streptomyces rimosus contains the following coding sequences:
- a CDS encoding sulfite exporter TauE/SafE family protein translates to MTDPGILQIGALVAAALLVGVSKMAVSGVGAISVALFAAVLPAKQSTGALLPLLLVGDVLAVSAYRRHADWPALLRLLPSVAAGVLLGAVFVARVDDAVMRRTIGVLLLTIVAHYLWQRRRTRTASGGSDTTGAPKGRTDTECGTASPGAPTARTQHGRALAFGLVAGFATMVANAGGPAMSLYLLSAGFTMLGFLGTAAWFFLIVNLVKLPFSVGLGLIDRNALVLDALLVLAVPVGAFLGRAAVNRIDQALFERLVLVFTTLSSVNLLR, encoded by the coding sequence GTGACCGACCCGGGCATCCTCCAAATCGGCGCGCTGGTGGCGGCCGCTCTGCTCGTCGGCGTCTCCAAGATGGCCGTCAGCGGCGTCGGCGCCATCAGCGTCGCCCTCTTCGCAGCCGTACTGCCCGCAAAGCAGTCCACGGGTGCACTGCTGCCGCTGCTTCTCGTGGGCGACGTGCTGGCAGTAAGCGCTTACCGACGCCACGCCGACTGGCCCGCGCTGCTCCGCCTGCTGCCGTCGGTGGCCGCGGGCGTGTTGCTGGGCGCGGTGTTCGTGGCCCGCGTCGATGACGCAGTCATGCGTCGCACCATCGGCGTACTTTTGCTGACGATCGTTGCGCACTACCTGTGGCAGCGCCGGAGGACGCGTACGGCGAGCGGCGGATCGGATACAACGGGCGCGCCGAAGGGCCGTACGGATACGGAGTGCGGCACGGCCTCGCCCGGTGCCCCCACCGCTCGCACACAGCACGGTCGCGCCCTGGCTTTCGGGCTGGTCGCCGGTTTCGCCACGATGGTCGCCAACGCCGGCGGCCCCGCCATGTCGCTCTACCTGCTCTCCGCCGGATTCACGATGCTCGGTTTCCTGGGAACGGCCGCGTGGTTCTTCCTGATCGTCAATCTGGTCAAGCTGCCGTTCAGCGTAGGACTCGGGCTGATCGATAGGAACGCGCTGGTGCTGGACGCTCTGCTCGTACTGGCCGTACCCGTCGGCGCGTTTCTCGGGCGGGCCGCTGTTAACCGTATCGACCAGGCGCTCTTCGAGCGTCTGGTGCTCGTCTTCACCACGCTGTCCAGCGTCAACCTGCTGCGGTGA
- a CDS encoding sugar phosphate isomerase/epimerase family protein, with amino-acid sequence MKIALDPYMFRDVPLLELPALVAELGYEWIELSPRDDVNPFFLHPRIDDATVRRFRRELSAAGVGISSVLPLYKWSSPDEDERQAAVRYWKRAIQITADLGVNAMNSEFNGRPEKADRSEGQFWRSLEELLPLFEREGITLALEPHPDDFIEDGHTAVDLIRGINSPLVSFLYCAPHTFHQGDDAPGILRHAGGLTTAVHLADTFDHTASSGLRYIVNPPGSAVRIHQHLDIGQGEVDFDELFRELAANGFDGTLVSSVFAWEERAKESARFMREQIDAYVKKNWSR; translated from the coding sequence GTGAAGATCGCTCTCGACCCGTACATGTTCCGCGACGTACCGCTGCTCGAACTTCCCGCCCTGGTGGCCGAGCTGGGTTACGAGTGGATCGAGCTGTCACCACGCGACGACGTGAACCCGTTCTTCCTGCACCCGCGCATCGACGACGCCACCGTCCGCAGATTCCGCAGGGAGCTGTCCGCGGCGGGCGTCGGCATCTCCTCCGTACTCCCCCTGTACAAGTGGTCCTCCCCGGACGAGGACGAGCGGCAGGCCGCCGTCCGCTACTGGAAGCGCGCCATCCAGATCACCGCCGACCTCGGCGTGAACGCCATGAACTCGGAGTTCAACGGGCGTCCGGAGAAGGCGGACCGCAGCGAGGGCCAGTTCTGGCGGTCGCTGGAGGAACTGTTGCCGCTCTTCGAGCGCGAGGGCATCACGCTCGCGCTCGAACCGCATCCGGACGACTTCATCGAGGACGGGCACACCGCGGTCGACCTGATCCGCGGCATCAACTCCCCGCTGGTGTCCTTCCTGTACTGCGCGCCGCACACCTTCCATCAGGGCGACGACGCCCCGGGCATCCTCAGGCACGCCGGCGGACTGACCACCGCGGTCCACCTCGCCGACACCTTCGACCACACCGCCTCCTCCGGCCTGCGCTACATCGTCAACCCTCCCGGCTCGGCCGTACGCATTCACCAGCACCTGGACATCGGACAGGGCGAGGTGGACTTCGACGAGCTCTTCCGCGAACTGGCCGCCAACGGCTTCGACGGCACTCTCGTCTCCTCCGTGTTCGCATGGGAGGAGCGCGCGAAGGAGTCGGCCCGCTTCATGCGCGAGCAGATCGACGCGTACGTCAAGAAGAACTGGAGCCGATGA
- a CDS encoding sugar porter family MFS transporter: MTMAAPTRSATPADGAGETGGPDATRSAAQGNANVRTSTSAAHAVSPPSSAPSPGRNAKRFILAIAAIAALGGALFGYDTGVVSGALPYMERHFGLSSLGEGVITSALLIGAAFGSLAGGRMSDVLGRRNSLLWAGAVFIGGALAVALAPTVPFMVVARFALGLAVGSASVITPLYLSEIAPPHIRGRLVSFNSLMIVSGQLLAYLINAVLAQWEAWRWMLGLAALPAVALFIGLFFLPDTPRWYISKGRTEQAAHVLRRTLPADEVDGELGRINQARALEAEAQRGAWQELRTPWVRRILLIGVGLAIVQQITGVNAVIYFAPKILQSTGLGTNAAITATIAVGAISVIATAIGMSLIDKVGRRPMLLTGLSGMTVSLALLGASFHLPKSTGVSYLVLALMVLYMGFMQATLNTGVWLLLAEMFPLKVRGLAMGAAVFVMWLVNFTVALVFPVLLDAVGAGVTFWVFGLMCVLSLLFCKRYAPETKGMALEDLEHELRKTAAGAEA; the protein is encoded by the coding sequence ATGACGATGGCCGCACCGACCAGATCGGCGACCCCCGCGGACGGAGCAGGCGAGACGGGCGGGCCCGACGCCACGCGATCGGCCGCGCAAGGCAACGCAAATGTCCGCACATCTACGTCCGCCGCCCACGCCGTTTCCCCGCCGTCCTCCGCCCCCTCCCCCGGCCGGAACGCCAAACGCTTCATCCTCGCCATCGCCGCCATCGCCGCGCTCGGAGGAGCCCTGTTCGGCTACGACACCGGGGTCGTCTCCGGCGCGCTCCCCTACATGGAGCGGCACTTCGGCCTCAGCTCGCTCGGCGAGGGCGTCATCACCAGCGCCCTGCTGATCGGCGCGGCCTTCGGGTCGCTGGCCGGCGGGCGGATGTCGGACGTGCTGGGCCGGCGCAACTCCCTGCTGTGGGCGGGCGCGGTGTTCATCGGCGGCGCCCTGGCGGTGGCGCTCGCGCCCACCGTCCCCTTCATGGTCGTGGCGCGCTTCGCCCTGGGCCTGGCGGTGGGCAGCGCCTCGGTGATCACGCCGTTGTACCTCTCGGAGATAGCACCACCGCACATCCGCGGCCGGCTGGTCTCCTTCAACTCGCTGATGATCGTCAGCGGCCAGCTGCTGGCGTACCTCATCAACGCAGTCCTCGCCCAGTGGGAAGCCTGGCGCTGGATGCTCGGCCTGGCGGCGCTGCCCGCTGTCGCCCTGTTCATCGGGCTTTTCTTCCTGCCCGACACACCGCGCTGGTACATCAGCAAGGGCCGTACGGAACAGGCCGCGCACGTGCTGCGGCGCACGCTGCCCGCCGACGAGGTCGACGGGGAGCTGGGCCGTATCAATCAAGCGCGTGCGCTGGAGGCCGAGGCACAGCGCGGCGCCTGGCAGGAACTGCGTACTCCTTGGGTGCGGCGCATTCTCCTCATCGGTGTCGGGCTGGCGATCGTCCAGCAGATCACCGGCGTCAACGCCGTCATCTACTTCGCGCCCAAGATCCTCCAGTCCACGGGTCTGGGCACCAACGCAGCGATCACCGCCACCATCGCGGTGGGCGCCATCTCCGTCATCGCGACCGCGATCGGGATGTCGCTGATCGACAAGGTCGGACGACGACCGATGCTGCTCACCGGCCTTTCCGGGATGACCGTCTCACTGGCCTTGCTGGGTGCTTCCTTCCACCTCCCGAAGTCCACCGGCGTCAGCTACCTCGTCCTCGCTCTGATGGTCCTGTACATGGGCTTCATGCAGGCCACCTTGAACACGGGTGTCTGGCTCCTGCTTGCAGAAATGTTTCCGCTCAAGGTACGCGGCCTGGCCATGGGCGCCGCGGTGTTCGTGATGTGGCTGGTCAACTTCACCGTGGCGCTGGTCTTCCCCGTCCTCCTCGACGCTGTGGGCGCCGGCGTTACGTTCTGGGTCTTCGGCCTGATGTGCGTCCTGTCCCTGCTCTTCTGCAAGCGCTACGCCCCGGAGACCAAGGGCATGGCTCTGGAGGACCTCGAACACGAACTGCGGAAGACGGCCGCGGGAGCGGAAGCTTGA
- a CDS encoding sugar phosphate isomerase/epimerase family protein — MSVPHAVPRVLDRLRIGSAPDSWGVWFPDDDQQVPWRRFLDEVAEAQYEWIELGPYGYLPTDPAVLHAELGERDLKVSAGTIFTSLHHGPDVWDKTWAHVSEVATLTRAMNAKHLVVIPSFWRDDKTAEELEPRELTTEQWHHLNSGMERLGKQVREEFGLDIVVHPHADTHIDTEEHVERFLDGTDASLVNLCLDTGHYAYCGGDNVKLIKTYGERIGYLHLKQVDPDILADVVAKGTPFGPAVRQGVMCEPPLGVPALPPVLEAAQELDVDLFAIVEQDMYPCPADQPLPIARRTRRFLRSCGA; from the coding sequence ATGTCCGTTCCCCATGCCGTCCCGCGCGTCCTCGACCGCCTGCGCATCGGATCGGCCCCCGACTCCTGGGGAGTCTGGTTTCCCGACGACGACCAACAAGTCCCCTGGCGGCGCTTCCTCGACGAGGTCGCCGAGGCCCAGTACGAGTGGATCGAACTCGGCCCGTACGGCTACCTGCCCACCGACCCCGCCGTCCTCCACGCGGAGCTCGGCGAACGCGACCTGAAGGTCTCGGCCGGCACCATCTTCACCTCGCTGCACCACGGACCGGACGTATGGGACAAGACCTGGGCGCACGTCAGCGAGGTCGCCACCCTCACCCGGGCGATGAACGCCAAGCACCTCGTGGTCATCCCCTCCTTCTGGCGCGACGACAAGACCGCCGAGGAACTGGAGCCGCGCGAGCTGACCACCGAGCAGTGGCACCACCTGAACAGCGGCATGGAACGGCTGGGCAAGCAGGTACGCGAGGAGTTCGGCCTCGACATCGTCGTGCACCCGCACGCCGACACCCACATCGACACCGAGGAACACGTCGAGCGCTTCCTCGACGGGACCGACGCTTCCCTGGTCAACCTGTGCCTGGACACCGGGCACTACGCGTACTGCGGCGGCGACAACGTCAAGCTCATCAAGACCTACGGCGAACGGATCGGCTACCTCCACCTCAAGCAGGTCGACCCGGACATCCTCGCCGACGTCGTCGCGAAGGGCACGCCCTTCGGGCCCGCGGTCCGGCAGGGCGTGATGTGCGAGCCGCCGCTCGGCGTGCCCGCGCTGCCGCCCGTCCTGGAGGCCGCCCAGGAACTGGACGTGGACCTCTTCGCCATCGTCGAGCAGGACATGTACCCCTGCCCCGCCGACCAGCCCCTGCCGATCGCCCGGCGCACCCGCCGCTTCCTGCGCTCCTGCGGCGCCTGA
- a CDS encoding Gfo/Idh/MocA family protein: protein MSQYATLVVAVVGTGRMGADHVRRLNDVISGARVAAVVDIDADRAKRVADGIEGCTPHTDPAAAMADPSVDAVLIASPGAAHEEALLAAFARDLPVLCEKPLTPDPASALRVLEAEQRLGRRRVQVGFMRRYDADYLKLKALLDQGAYGRPLMLHNKHRNADTPPGFTNAMMIHDSVVHEIDVTRWLLDEEITAVRVLRPAPSGHAPEGLSDPQLILFETAAGQIVDTELFVNCGFGYQVGCEAVCEGGTARIGDDHGVFINAAGKWGGSITPGFVERFEEAYDRQVQRWVDATRRGEVEGPSCWDGYAAAAVCEAGVRAQATGERVEVELVERPALYR from the coding sequence ATGAGCCAGTACGCAACGCTCGTCGTCGCGGTCGTCGGCACCGGCCGCATGGGCGCCGACCACGTGCGCCGCCTCAACGACGTCATCAGCGGCGCGCGGGTGGCGGCCGTCGTCGACATCGACGCGGACCGGGCCAAACGCGTCGCCGACGGCATCGAGGGCTGTACACCCCACACCGACCCGGCCGCCGCCATGGCGGACCCGAGCGTCGACGCCGTACTGATCGCCTCGCCGGGCGCGGCCCACGAGGAAGCCCTGCTCGCGGCGTTCGCGCGCGACCTTCCGGTGCTGTGCGAGAAACCGCTTACTCCCGACCCGGCCTCCGCGCTGCGCGTCCTGGAGGCCGAACAGCGGCTCGGGCGCCGCCGGGTGCAGGTCGGCTTCATGCGCCGGTACGACGCCGACTACCTCAAACTCAAGGCCCTGCTCGACCAGGGCGCGTACGGCCGGCCCCTGATGCTGCACAACAAGCACCGCAACGCCGACACGCCGCCCGGCTTCACCAACGCCATGATGATCCACGACTCGGTCGTCCACGAGATCGACGTGACGCGCTGGCTGCTGGACGAGGAGATCACCGCCGTACGCGTGCTGCGCCCGGCCCCCAGCGGCCACGCGCCCGAGGGCCTGAGCGACCCGCAGTTGATCCTCTTCGAGACCGCGGCCGGGCAGATCGTGGACACCGAGCTGTTCGTCAACTGCGGCTTCGGCTACCAGGTCGGCTGCGAGGCCGTCTGCGAAGGCGGCACCGCCCGGATCGGCGACGACCACGGCGTGTTCATCAACGCGGCCGGCAAATGGGGCGGCTCGATCACCCCGGGCTTCGTGGAGCGCTTCGAGGAGGCGTACGACCGGCAGGTGCAGCGCTGGGTGGACGCCACGCGACGCGGCGAGGTCGAGGGCCCCAGCTGCTGGGACGGCTACGCGGCGGCCGCGGTGTGCGAAGCGGGCGTACGGGCCCAGGCCACCGGCGAGCGCGTCGAGGTCGAGCTGGTGGAGCGGCCCGCGCTGTACCGCTGA
- a CDS encoding Gfo/Idh/MocA family protein, whose protein sequence is MKIGLIGTGRIGAFHAETLKSVPGVDRIVVADADAARARVLADTLGVEAAETLPQMYADGLDGVVITAATSAHAELIHQALDAGVPVFCEKPVALDVPGTVAVVERAEAGSVPVQIGFQRRFDRGYQAAREALRSGDLGWIHTLRACTSDQSPPPAVYIPTSGGLFRDCSIHDFDILRWLTGREVVSVYAQGANRGASFFADGDDVDTCAALLRFDDDTLATVTATRYNGAGHDVRLEVCGSKGARIVGLDDRAPLPSAEPHVSWQRSAPYTTFMERFHDAYVTELGAFVDVAAGRADSPCSPAEALEALYIAEACDRSRRTGEPVRVADVRAAAGEAGTYDAGTTRPSGTARPADTLRASDAVRAPAPGA, encoded by the coding sequence ATGAAGATCGGCCTGATCGGCACCGGACGCATCGGAGCGTTCCACGCCGAGACACTGAAGTCCGTCCCCGGCGTGGACCGCATCGTCGTCGCCGATGCCGACGCCGCCCGCGCCCGTGTCCTCGCGGACACGCTCGGCGTCGAGGCCGCCGAAACGCTCCCCCAGATGTACGCGGACGGCTTGGACGGCGTCGTGATCACCGCTGCGACCAGTGCGCATGCAGAGCTGATCCACCAGGCACTGGATGCCGGGGTGCCGGTCTTCTGCGAGAAGCCGGTGGCCTTGGACGTGCCCGGCACGGTCGCCGTCGTGGAACGGGCCGAGGCCGGTTCCGTCCCCGTACAGATCGGATTCCAGCGGCGCTTCGACCGCGGCTACCAAGCGGCCAGGGAGGCACTGCGGTCCGGCGACCTCGGCTGGATCCACACGCTGCGCGCCTGCACCAGCGACCAGTCGCCGCCACCCGCGGTCTACATCCCCACCTCCGGCGGGCTCTTCCGCGACTGCAGCATTCACGACTTCGACATCCTGCGCTGGCTCACCGGCCGCGAAGTCGTCTCCGTGTACGCCCAGGGCGCCAACCGGGGCGCGTCGTTCTTCGCCGACGGCGACGACGTGGACACCTGCGCCGCGCTGCTGCGCTTCGACGACGACACGCTGGCCACCGTCACCGCCACCCGCTACAACGGCGCGGGTCACGATGTCCGCCTGGAGGTTTGCGGCTCCAAGGGCGCGCGGATCGTCGGGCTCGACGACCGGGCCCCGCTGCCGAGCGCCGAACCGCACGTCTCCTGGCAGCGGTCCGCCCCGTACACGACGTTCATGGAGCGCTTCCACGACGCGTATGTCACCGAACTGGGTGCCTTCGTGGACGTGGCCGCCGGCCGCGCGGACAGCCCGTGTTCGCCCGCCGAGGCGCTGGAGGCGCTGTACATCGCCGAGGCGTGCGACCGCTCCCGTCGCACCGGCGAGCCGGTCCGGGTCGCGGACGTACGCGCTGCCGCAGGAGAAGCCGGTACGTACGACGCCGGAACCACGCGCCCTTCAGGCACCGCGCGCCCCGCGGATACGTTGCGCGCTTCGGACGCCGTCCGCGCCCCTGCCCCTGGCGCGTGA
- the iolC gene encoding 5-dehydro-2-deoxygluconokinase, which yields MGRADEAVMSGHLAGPYDLITLGRIGVDIYPLQTGVPLARVETFGKFLGGSATNVAVAAARLGRRTAVISRTGRDPFGDYVHEALRDFGVDDRWVTPVEEYPTPVTFCEIFPPDDFPLYFYRRPKAPDLVIHPEELDRDAVRAARIFWMTGTGLCEEPSRGATLAALEARAKSGITVFDLDWRPMFWGGEGGASGDGGATGAAAMAAARPYYEAALAHATVAVGNVDEAEVATGVREPKRCAQALLDMGVELAVIKQGPKGVLAVHRDGRTAEVPPTPVEVVNGLGAGDAFGGALCHGLLSGWELEPMMRYANAAGAIVASRLACSSAMPTRDEVEEFLAAR from the coding sequence ATGGGACGGGCCGACGAGGCCGTAATGTCCGGTCATTTGGCCGGCCCGTACGACCTGATCACCCTCGGCCGTATCGGTGTGGACATCTATCCGCTGCAGACCGGCGTTCCGCTGGCCCGGGTCGAGACGTTCGGGAAGTTCCTCGGCGGCTCGGCCACCAACGTCGCGGTCGCCGCCGCCCGGCTGGGGCGGCGCACCGCCGTCATCAGCCGCACCGGCCGCGATCCGTTCGGCGACTACGTCCACGAGGCGCTGCGCGACTTCGGGGTGGACGACCGCTGGGTGACGCCCGTTGAGGAGTACCCGACGCCCGTCACCTTCTGCGAGATCTTCCCGCCGGACGACTTCCCGCTCTACTTCTACCGCCGCCCCAAGGCCCCCGACCTGGTCATCCATCCCGAGGAGCTGGACCGCGACGCCGTACGGGCCGCCCGCATCTTCTGGATGACCGGCACCGGCCTGTGCGAAGAACCCAGCCGCGGCGCCACCCTCGCCGCTTTGGAAGCCCGCGCCAAATCGGGCATCACCGTCTTCGATCTGGACTGGCGGCCGATGTTCTGGGGTGGTGAAGGCGGCGCGTCCGGCGACGGCGGTGCCACCGGGGCCGCCGCGATGGCCGCGGCCCGCCCGTACTACGAGGCCGCGCTCGCGCACGCGACCGTCGCCGTCGGCAACGTCGACGAGGCCGAGGTCGCCACCGGCGTCCGCGAACCGAAGCGGTGCGCGCAGGCGCTGCTCGACATGGGTGTCGAACTGGCCGTCATCAAGCAGGGGCCGAAGGGCGTGCTGGCCGTGCACCGCGACGGCCGCACCGCCGAGGTGCCGCCCACCCCCGTAGAGGTCGTCAACGGCCTGGGCGCCGGTGACGCTTTCGGGGGCGCGCTCTGTCACGGGCTGCTGTCCGGTTGGGAGCTGGAGCCGATGATGCGGTACGCCAACGCCGCAGGCGCGATCGTCGCCTCGCGGCTGGCCTGTTCGTCCGCCATGCCGACGCGCGACGAGGTCGAGGAATTCCTCGCCGCGCGCTGA
- a CDS encoding helix-turn-helix transcriptional regulator, which produces MTDRRLWSYKEIAAHIRVQPDTVRSYRKHGLLPQPDLVEGGRPYWFADTIRTWVAQRPGHGGRRDKD; this is translated from the coding sequence ATGACCGACCGCAGACTCTGGTCGTACAAGGAGATCGCCGCACACATCAGGGTCCAGCCGGACACCGTGCGCTCCTACCGCAAGCACGGACTTCTGCCGCAACCTGACCTGGTGGAAGGCGGAAGACCGTACTGGTTCGCCGACACCATCCGCACCTGGGTCGCCCAGCGCCCCGGCCACGGCGGGCGCCGCGACAAGGACTGA
- a CDS encoding 2-dehydropantoate 2-reductase, translating to MPPIPAPATPHRIAVIGGGAIGGFVATLADRAGHDVTLCLRTPLNRLTLETDGEVLDAAVRFATDPETAGPADWVFLTTKAQDTAGTSGWLHRLCHPGTVVVALQNGIDHTERTAPHAPDGTNILPAVIYASAECTAPGHVRHYAGNEIHVPDGPTAARLADLLSTDRLKVIAVPDFTTTAWRKLFTNLAANPLTALLQQRMGIFADPGMATLTRDILREAATVARAEGADIGDADIDRVLEMYGLVPPDGGSSMLYDRLAGRPLEHEHITGAVVRAGERHGIPTPLNGMLLTLLRAVDRDIRAAKDADTARLTNP from the coding sequence ATGCCACCGATACCCGCACCGGCCACGCCCCACCGCATCGCCGTGATCGGCGGTGGCGCGATCGGCGGCTTCGTGGCGACGCTCGCCGACCGGGCCGGACACGACGTCACCCTGTGCCTGCGCACTCCGCTGAACCGGCTCACGCTCGAAACGGACGGCGAAGTCCTCGACGCCGCCGTACGCTTCGCCACCGATCCGGAAACGGCCGGGCCCGCCGACTGGGTCTTCCTGACCACCAAGGCCCAGGACACCGCCGGCACCTCCGGCTGGCTGCACCGGCTCTGCCACCCCGGCACGGTCGTCGTCGCCCTCCAGAACGGCATCGACCACACCGAACGCACCGCCCCGCACGCCCCCGACGGTACGAACATCCTGCCCGCGGTCATCTACGCATCGGCCGAGTGCACCGCTCCCGGCCACGTCCGGCATTACGCGGGCAACGAGATCCACGTCCCCGACGGCCCGACGGCTGCCCGCCTCGCCGATCTGCTCAGCACGGACCGCCTCAAGGTCATAGCCGTACCGGACTTCACGACGACCGCCTGGCGGAAGCTGTTCACCAACCTCGCCGCCAACCCGCTCACCGCCCTCCTCCAGCAGCGCATGGGCATCTTCGCCGATCCCGGTATGGCCACCCTCACCCGCGACATCCTGCGCGAAGCCGCCACCGTGGCACGGGCCGAGGGCGCGGATATCGGCGACGCCGACATCGACCGCGTACTGGAAATGTACGGACTGGTTCCGCCGGACGGCGGCTCGTCCATGCTCTACGACCGCCTGGCCGGCCGTCCTCTGGAGCACGAACACATCACGGGTGCGGTGGTACGCGCCGGAGAACGCCACGGAATTCCCACACCCCTCAACGGCATGCTCCTCACCCTCCTACGCGCCGTCGACCGCGACATCCGTGCCGCCAAGGACGCGGACACCGCCCGGCTCACCAACCCGTAG
- a CDS encoding cation:proton antiporter has protein sequence MSQSATLVLIMAIAVAAPLLAYGLGRWLPVPLVIFEIVLGILIGPDVLGWAHPGEAVNVLSDLGLATLMFIAGYEIEFAKVRGDTLKRAGYAWIVALALGLAIAFGFAAGDITKAIVVGTALTSTALGTVLPVLRDSGDLGTRFGSVMMATGAVGEFGPIIAMALLLSGRNPGESAILLFAFALLTAGAVYWALKPSPMWFYRIIARTLHSSGQFAIRLFVLLLAVMLGISQVFGLDILLGAFAAGIIMRLVLHEAAPDSSQEILGRLEAMGFGFLVPVFFIVTGVEFDLSSLFENGSSLLLLPLFLALLLVVRGLPLVLLAPRDLGRKDRAALMLYGSTALPLVVAITTIGRDSGVLDAGEAAAMVGAAMISVLVFPLVAMRLRAGAEGLAPLPEGPREGASESW, from the coding sequence ATGTCGCAGTCTGCAACGCTCGTATTGATCATGGCGATCGCCGTGGCCGCCCCGCTCCTGGCATACGGCCTCGGCCGCTGGCTGCCCGTACCACTGGTCATCTTCGAGATCGTGCTGGGCATTCTGATCGGCCCGGACGTCCTCGGCTGGGCGCACCCGGGAGAAGCCGTCAACGTCCTGTCCGATCTCGGGCTCGCCACCTTGATGTTCATCGCCGGGTACGAGATCGAGTTCGCCAAGGTGCGCGGCGACACCCTCAAGCGCGCCGGCTACGCCTGGATCGTCGCGCTCGCCCTCGGCCTGGCCATCGCCTTCGGCTTCGCCGCCGGCGACATCACCAAGGCGATCGTCGTCGGTACCGCGCTCACCAGTACGGCCCTCGGTACCGTGCTGCCCGTCCTGCGTGACTCCGGGGACCTGGGCACCCGCTTCGGCTCGGTGATGATGGCCACCGGCGCGGTCGGCGAGTTCGGACCGATCATCGCGATGGCGCTGCTGCTCAGCGGCCGCAACCCCGGCGAATCGGCCATCCTGCTCTTCGCCTTCGCGCTGCTGACCGCCGGAGCCGTCTATTGGGCCCTGAAGCCCAGCCCGATGTGGTTCTACCGGATCATCGCGCGCACCCTGCACAGCAGCGGCCAGTTCGCCATCCGGCTGTTCGTCCTGCTGCTGGCCGTCATGCTCGGCATTTCCCAGGTGTTCGGGCTGGACATCCTGCTGGGCGCGTTCGCGGCCGGGATCATCATGCGGCTGGTGCTGCACGAGGCGGCGCCGGACAGCAGTCAGGAAATCCTCGGAAGGCTGGAGGCGATGGGCTTCGGCTTTCTGGTGCCGGTGTTCTTCATCGTCACCGGCGTCGAGTTCGACCTGTCGTCCCTCTTCGAGAACGGCAGCTCGCTTCTGCTCCTGCCGCTCTTCCTCGCTCTCCTGCTGGTCGTACGCGGGCTCCCGCTCGTCCTGCTCGCGCCCCGCGACCTGGGCCGCAAGGACCGCGCCGCGCTGATGCTGTACGGGTCGACGGCGCTGCCCCTGGTCGTCGCGATCACGACGATCGGCCGGGACAGCGGCGTACTCGACGCGGGGGAGGCGGCGGCCATGGTGGGCGCCGCGATGATCTCCGTACTGGTCTTCCCGTTGGTGGCGATGCGGTTGCGAGCCGGAGCGGAGGGGCTGGCGCCGCTGCCGGAGGGGCCGCGGGAAGGCGCGTCGGAGTCCTGGTGA
- a CDS encoding Cgl0159 family (beta/alpha)8-fold protein produces the protein MTTRISDIVTLRARHPEAVAQAAARRTRRPLIGDSGRLMIVAADHPARGALAVGDRALAMANRVDLLERLCLALSRPGVDGVLATADILEDLLLLGALEGKVVMGSMNRGGIAGASFEMDDRFTGHRPQDIARLRFDAGKLLLRIDYEDAGSLATLEATARAIDAMAERELPTFVEPFLSRRVDGKVVNDLSAEAVTKSVAIASGLGGTSAYTWLKLPVTDDPDAMAQVCETSTLPTVLLGGDIKGTAADQEAAYEKWRKALRLPTVQGLVAGRSLLYPADGDVTAAVDTAVSLLQR, from the coding sequence TTGACCACTCGGATCTCCGACATCGTGACGCTGCGGGCCCGGCACCCGGAAGCCGTCGCACAGGCCGCGGCGCGCCGTACCCGCCGCCCCCTGATCGGCGACAGCGGCCGCCTGATGATCGTGGCGGCCGACCATCCGGCGCGCGGCGCGCTCGCCGTCGGCGACCGCGCACTGGCCATGGCCAACCGCGTCGACCTGCTGGAACGGTTGTGCCTGGCACTGTCGCGCCCCGGTGTGGACGGCGTGCTCGCCACCGCCGACATCCTGGAGGACCTGCTTCTGCTCGGCGCCCTCGAAGGCAAGGTCGTGATGGGCTCGATGAACCGGGGCGGTATCGCCGGTGCCTCCTTCGAGATGGACGACCGGTTCACCGGCCACCGCCCGCAGGACATCGCCCGGCTCCGCTTCGACGCCGGCAAACTGCTGCTCCGTATCGACTACGAGGACGCCGGCTCGCTGGCCACCCTGGAGGCCACGGCGCGCGCCATCGACGCCATGGCGGAGCGGGAACTGCCCACCTTCGTGGAGCCGTTCCTCTCGCGCCGGGTGGACGGAAAGGTCGTCAACGACCTGAGCGCGGAGGCCGTCACGAAATCCGTGGCCATCGCCTCCGGGCTGGGCGGCACCTCCGCGTACACCTGGCTGAAGCTGCCGGTGACCGACGATCCCGACGCCATGGCGCAGGTCTGCGAGACCTCGACGCTGCCGACGGTGCTGCTCGGCGGCGACATCAAGGGCACGGCGGCGGACCAGGAAGCGGCGTACGAGAAGTGGCGCAAGGCGCTGCGGCTGCCGACCGTACAGGGATTGGTGGCGGGGCGGTCGCTGCTCTATCCCGCCGACGGGGACGTGACGGCGGCCGTGGACACCGCCGTGTCATTGCTCCAGCGGTGA